The Drechmeria coniospora strain ARSEF 6962 chromosome 02, whole genome shotgun sequence genome has a segment encoding these proteins:
- a CDS encoding putative mitochondrial oxaloacetate transport protein, with protein MSTTVGAFVAGGIAACGAVTATHPFETVKIRMQLQGELQSKGHQPHHYRGALHGVGVICKHEGIRGIYRGLGCAYVYQVLLNGCRLGFYEPMRQNLAGLFLKNRDAQNLAINMFCGASSGMIGAAAGSPFFLVKTRLQSYSPFRPVGTQHQYRNAWDGLSKIYRTEGVRGLYRGVGAAMIRTGFGSSVQLPTYFLAKRRLVRHAGMEEGPALHLASSTASGFVVCCVMHPPDTIMSRMYNQNGNLYKGVFDCLGKTIRTEGFFAIYKGFLPHLARILPHTILTLSLAEQTNKLMRKLEYRLLPLVLKE; from the exons ATGTCGACGACAGTTGG TGCCTTTGTCGCCGGAGGTATCGCGGCTTGCGGTGCCGTCACAGCGACGCATCCTTTCGAGACTGTCAAGATTCG TATGCAACTGCAAGGAGAGCTCCAGTCCAAGGGCCATCAACCACACCATTATCGCGGGGCACTACATGGAGTTGGCGTCATCTGCAAACACGAAGGCATTCGAGGTATATACCGTGGCTTGGGTTGTGCCTACGTCTACCAGGTATTGCTTAACGGTTGTCGTCTGGGCTTCTACGAGCCTATGCGGCAAAATTTGGCAGGCCTGTTCCTCAAGAACAGGGATGCGCAAAATCTCGCCATAAACATGTTTTGCGGTGCATCCTCTGGCATGATCGGCGCCGCTGCTGGCAGCCCCTTCTTCCTCGTTAAGACTCGTCTCCAAAGCTACTCACCCTTCCGGCCAGTCGGTACACAACACCAATATCGCAATGCGTGGGACGGCCTGTCCAAAATTTACCGTACGGAGGGTGTTCGGGGTCTCTATCGCGGCGTGGGTGCGGCCATGATCAGAACCGGTTTCGGCAGCTCTGTTCAGCTGCCGACTTATTTTCTTGCCAAGAGGCGCCTAGTTCGACATGCGGGCATGGAAGAGGGGCCAGCTCTGCATCTGGCGAGCAGCACTGCCAGCGGCTTTGTCGTGTGCTGTGTTATGCACCCACCAG ACACCATCATGTCTCGAATGTACAATCAGAACGGAAACCTATACAAGGGCGTTTTCGACTGCTTGGGGAAAACAATCCGTACCGAGGGTTTCTTTGCCATTTACAAGGGCTTCCTCCCGCATCTTGCTCGGATATTACCCCACACCATCCTCACACTCTCACTCGCCGAGCAGACTAACAAGCTCATGAGAAAGTTGGAGTACCGCTTATTACCTTTAGTTCTCAAAGAGTAA
- a CDS encoding U4/U6 small nuclear ribonucleoprotein, protein MDSLKSSSSGSRHSGSSRIQKPESAAERMAALKARVANAIGTSKSKGGLNVGLHPALEGLGSWKSQEKGREGPKAQTGITNISHAKQPRGYGQDEKAESNPYFDETLASQTIVSKRREPKRLVFNQKGKYIQQATSFRRQAALEAMKKRIAEQTRKAGIDEDLDVEKNFVVEAPPEVEWWDEGLIDGTTYDDIHDVTKLKIITPDSLVTEYIQHPVALEPAQSCHLPNAKPMYLTSKEQAKIRRQRRMAELKEMQAKIRLGLVPAPPLKIKKGNLMRVLGDVAVKDPTAVEARVNREIAERHDQHVQLNAERHLTKEQRHDKLAKNQQRDADKGIYLLVFKINNLANGQHRYKIGVNAEQLALSGTCVMHPKFSLVIVEGGAWSIGKFKKLMLNRINWTENSPSKSQDEKRDTGHDWLRAENEDGMLKDMSLNECRLVFEGEQKARVFRKWGSKVCETDAEAREALSRARMENFWSVAKGLPR, encoded by the exons ATGGACTCGTTAAAATCATCTAGCTCGGGTTCTCGTCACAGTGGATCATCGAGGATCCAGAAACCTGAATCTGCCGCCGAGAGGATGGCTGCTCTGAAGGCTCGTGTGGCGAATGCGATCGGCACCAGCAAGTCCAAAGGCGGCTTGAACGTTGGCTTGCACCCGGCTCTTGAGGGACTTGGGTCATGGAAATCGCAGGAAAAGGGCCGAGAAGGTCCAAAGGCACAGACTGGAATCACCAACATCTCTCACGCCAAGCAACCCCGCGGTTATGGCCAGGACGAAAAGGCCGAATCCAACCCGTACTTCGACGAGACCCTTGCTTCACAAACAATCGTGAGCAAGCGACGAGAACCCAAGCGGCTAGTGTTCAATCAAAAGGGCAAATACATTCAACAAGCTACTTCTTTCCGTCGGCAAGCTGCCCTCGAAGCTATGAAGAAGCGGATTGCGGAACAAACACGAAAAGCTGGAATCGATGAGGACTTGGACGTTGAAAAGAACTTCGTTGTAGAAGCACCTCCAGAGGTTGAATGGTGGGACGAAGGTCTCATTGATGGCACTACTTATGATGATATACACGACGTCACAAAACTCAAGATCATAACCCCAGACAGCCTTGTAACCGAGTATATCCAACATCCAGTTGCCCTCGAGCCCGCACAGAGCTGCCACCTACCCAATGCCAAACCCATGTATCTGACCTCCAAAGAACAGGCGAAAATTCGACGTCAGCGACGAATGGCAGAGCTGAAGGAGATGCAAGCAAAAATCCGGCTCGGTCTGGTTCCAGCACCACCTCTCAAGATTAAAAAGGGCAATTTGATGCGTGTCCTTGGAGATG TTGCTGTGAAAGATCCCACTGCTGTTGAGGCGAGGGTCAATCGCGAAATCGCAGAGAGACATGATCAGCATGTCCAGTTGAACGCAGAAAGACACCTAACCAAGGAACAAAGGCACGACAAGCTGGCCAAGAACCAGCAAAGAGATGCGGATAAGGGGATTTATCTATTGGTCTTTAAGATCAATAACTTGGCCAACGGTCAACATCGATACAAAATTGGGGTCAATGCTGAACAGTTGGCGCTTTCTGGGACCTGTGTTATGCATCCCAAGTTCAGCTTGGTTATTGTTGAAGGTGGAGCATGGAGTATTGGCAAGTTCAAAAAGCTCATGCTCAACCGTATCAACTGGACGGAAAACTCGCCCTCAAAATCACAAGACGAGAAGCGAGACACTGGGCATGATTGGCTGCGGGCTGAAAACGAGGATGGGATGTTGAAGGACATGTCTCTTAATGAATGCAGGCTCGTTTTTGAAGGCGAGCAAAAAGCACGAGTCTTCCGGAAGTGGGGAAGCAAGGTGTGTGAGACGGACgccgaggcgagggaggcATTGTCTAGGGCTCGGATGGAGAACTTTTGGTCAGTTGCAAAGGGTCTCCCTCGGTGA
- a CDS encoding 3' exoribonuclease: MEPRRGSNGGGMKLICTVHGPRSLPRSAPFSPHMVLSTHVKFAPFATRRRRTYQRDTSERDLSTHLETALRGALIADRWPKSGVDVIVTIVEGELAQHATIDESLEDWDFMNTLSGCITVAAAGIADAGIDCIDTISGGVAALVADNADQMGSTIIRDPSPSAANNILAACCVAYLRGREEITNVWFKGELPPSSANAYRSLIAAAVSSSRGAHQALNASLRESLPRA, from the coding sequence ATGGAGCCGAGGCGTGGTTCTAATGGCGGTGGTATGAAACTCATTTGCACAGTTCACGGTCCCAGATCACTTCCTCGTTCCGCGCCTTTCTCGCCTCATATGGTTCTTTCTACCCATGTCAAATTTGCACCCTTTGCAACTCGTCGAAGGAGGACTTATCAACGGGACACGAGTGAGCGAGATCTGAGCACTCACCTGGAAACCGCTCTCCGTGGTGCCTTGATTGCGGACCGGTGGCCAAAGAGTGGTGTAGACGTCATCGTTACCATTGTCGAGGGCGAACTTGCACAACATGCTACCATTGATGAAAGTCTTGAGGATTGGGATTTTATGAATACCTTGAGCGGATGCATTactgtcgccgccgccggtatTGCCGATGCGGGCATAGATTGTATTGACACGATCTCTGGTGGTGTTGCTGCCCTTGTAGCTGACAATGCGGATCAAATGGGATCAACGATAATTCGGGATCCGTCCCCTTCGGCAGCCAACAATATACTGGCAGCCTGCTGCGTGGCATACCTGCGAGGAAGGGAGGAGATAACAAATGTTTGGTTCAAAGGCGAATTGCCTCCATCAAGTGCGAATGCTTACCGAAGCCTTATCGCTGCAGCCGTTAGTTCTAGCAGAGGAGCCCACCAGGCCCTCAATGCGTCACTTCGCGAGTCACTGCCACGAGCATAA